A genomic region of Prosthecobacter sp. contains the following coding sequences:
- a CDS encoding HNH endonuclease signature motif containing protein, with the protein MSVPSDLAALVRDRAGHHCEYCGMCQSLQGATFHLEHVVPVTCGGATTAENLALACPSCNLHKSDRSHADDPDTGLVVSLFHPRQHIWSLHFEWQGTTLAGLTAIGRVTIQALDLNHTRRLRVREAERVFGLFPPE; encoded by the coding sequence ATGAGCGTCCCCTCCGACCTGGCTGCGCTGGTGCGAGATCGTGCCGGGCATCATTGCGAATACTGCGGCATGTGCCAATCGCTCCAGGGGGCGACGTTTCATCTTGAGCATGTTGTCCCAGTCACTTGCGGTGGTGCGACCACCGCTGAAAATCTGGCGCTCGCCTGTCCGAGCTGCAACCTGCACAAGTCGGACCGCTCCCATGCCGACGATCCTGACACTGGACTGGTCGTCTCTTTGTTTCACCCGCGTCAACACATCTGGTCACTGCACTTTGAATGGCAGGGAACGACTCTTGCTGGATTGACCGCCATCGGTCGCGTGACCATACAGGCTCTTGATCTGAATCATACACGCCGTCTGCGCGTGCGTGAGGCGGAACGCGTCTTCGGATTGTTTCCACCTGAATGA
- a CDS encoding DUF1080 domain-containing protein: protein MKPLLFSILLATTALADDVPQWRDLFNGKDLTGWVDVNTSKETWRVKDGLLVCKGLPIGVMRSEKQYENFILHIEWKHTQAGGNSGVFVWSEGSTPPNRPLPKGMEVQMLELEWPQLHPGKDGQPNHPGYVSGELFGANGLEGIPDNPRGRRSMSWEFRCKGKGEWNTYDVVCVDGTVKLSINGKFVNGISQSTVRKGYLCLESEGAEIHFRNIKIMELPGGRATPEQTAPVVGK, encoded by the coding sequence ATGAAACCGCTTCTGTTCTCCATCCTCCTCGCCACCACCGCCCTCGCCGATGACGTGCCGCAGTGGCGCGATCTCTTCAATGGCAAGGACCTCACCGGCTGGGTGGATGTGAACACGAGCAAAGAAACCTGGCGCGTCAAAGACGGCCTGCTCGTCTGCAAAGGCTTGCCCATCGGCGTCATGCGCAGCGAGAAGCAGTATGAAAACTTCATCCTGCACATCGAGTGGAAGCACACGCAGGCGGGCGGAAACTCCGGCGTCTTCGTCTGGAGCGAAGGGAGCACGCCTCCGAATCGACCGCTGCCGAAGGGTATGGAAGTGCAGATGCTGGAGCTGGAATGGCCCCAGCTCCATCCCGGCAAAGACGGTCAGCCAAATCATCCTGGTTATGTTTCAGGCGAACTCTTCGGCGCGAACGGCCTCGAAGGCATTCCCGACAATCCACGCGGTCGCCGCAGCATGTCGTGGGAGTTTCGCTGCAAGGGCAAGGGCGAATGGAACACCTACGACGTCGTCTGCGTGGATGGCACGGTGAAGCTTTCGATCAACGGCAAGTTCGTGAACGGCATCAGCCAGTCCACCGTGCGCAAAGGCTACCTCTGCCTCGAATCCGAAGGCGCGGAGATTCACTTTCGGAACATCAAGATCATGGAGCTTCCCGGCGGCCGCGCGACGCCGGAGCAAACGGCTCCAGTCGTCGGAAAATAG
- a CDS encoding amidohydrolase family protein, with product MNARLILALLATSLPLSAHDLVLANGRVMDPASGLDAVRHIGITGGKISAISETPLSGDKVLDVAGHVVSPGFIDLHAHGQTTGDLQIKAQDGVTTALELEGGVYPVAEWYQSMESSAPIHYGATVGHISSRFAAFHPELKTGQWASGKARLALLGPKPDGANKVAGAVEMKRMSDAIRTGLDEGALGVGFGINYTPAATPEEIEALFRIAAERKVPAFVHTRAFGIAPIREAITTAKKTGAALHIVHIGSSSISDVPEVLKLIDENRTAGMDLTTEVYPYTAASTMLESAMFNPGWQENLRISYGDIVWTATGDRLTKESFERYRKQGGWVIMYMMKEANVEMAIAHPGVMIASDGVPFVDGKGHPRGAGTYARVLGHYSREKKLLPLMDALAKMTILPAKRLEGHVPMMKNKGRIAVGADADITVFDPAKVIDRATFEAPTTPSAGIPHVLVNGIFVVRDGELVKDARPGRAVKARK from the coding sequence ATGAACGCCCGCCTCATCCTCGCGCTCCTCGCCACCTCGCTTCCACTTTCTGCGCACGACCTCGTGCTCGCTAACGGTCGCGTGATGGACCCGGCCAGCGGGCTCGACGCCGTGCGGCACATCGGCATTACGGGCGGCAAAATCAGCGCGATCTCCGAGACGCCGCTTTCCGGCGACAAGGTTCTCGATGTGGCCGGGCATGTCGTTTCGCCCGGTTTCATTGATCTGCACGCGCACGGTCAGACGACGGGAGATTTGCAGATCAAGGCACAGGATGGTGTGACAACGGCGTTGGAGCTTGAAGGAGGCGTCTATCCTGTTGCAGAGTGGTATCAGTCGATGGAAAGCAGCGCACCGATTCATTATGGCGCCACGGTGGGCCACATCTCGTCAAGATTTGCCGCGTTTCACCCGGAACTCAAAACGGGACAGTGGGCAAGTGGCAAGGCGCGACTCGCTCTTCTGGGCCCAAAGCCCGACGGTGCGAACAAGGTGGCAGGCGCGGTAGAAATGAAGCGCATGAGCGACGCGATCCGCACGGGGCTCGATGAAGGCGCACTCGGGGTCGGTTTCGGCATCAATTACACGCCAGCGGCCACGCCGGAGGAGATCGAGGCGCTGTTTCGCATCGCGGCGGAACGGAAGGTGCCCGCGTTTGTCCACACGCGGGCCTTTGGCATCGCGCCGATCCGCGAGGCAATCACCACGGCGAAAAAGACCGGCGCGGCACTGCACATCGTCCACATCGGTAGCAGCAGCATCTCGGATGTTCCTGAGGTGCTGAAACTGATCGATGAAAACCGCACGGCAGGCATGGATCTCACGACCGAGGTCTATCCCTACACCGCCGCGTCCACGATGTTGGAGTCGGCGATGTTTAATCCAGGCTGGCAGGAGAATCTGCGCATCAGCTACGGCGACATCGTGTGGACGGCCACGGGCGACCGGCTCACGAAGGAGAGCTTTGAGCGCTATCGCAAACAAGGCGGCTGGGTCATCATGTACATGATGAAGGAAGCCAACGTCGAAATGGCCATCGCACATCCCGGCGTGATGATCGCCAGCGACGGCGTGCCGTTTGTCGATGGCAAAGGCCATCCACGCGGCGCAGGAACGTATGCGCGTGTGCTCGGCCATTACTCTCGCGAGAAGAAACTGCTGCCGCTCATGGATGCGCTGGCGAAGATGACGATTCTGCCCGCGAAGCGTCTTGAAGGCCACGTCCCGATGATGAAAAACAAAGGCCGCATCGCCGTCGGTGCCGATGCGGACATCACCGTCTTCGATCCGGCCAAAGTGATCGACCGCGCGACGTTTGAAGCGCCCACCACGCCTTCCGCGGGCATTCCACATGTGCTGGTGAACGGCATTTTCGTCGTCCGCGATGGTGAACTCGTGAAAGATGCCCGTCCGGGCCGCGCTGTGAAAGCACGCAAATAG
- a CDS encoding DUF1501 domain-containing protein: protein MNPTTASITQAFSPARGDLLRVGSTRRGFLQTGLAGLAGVSMPSLLQTQALAAATGQAKRKTNVILFWLSGGPSHIDMWDPKPDAPSEIRGPFGHIATKVPGIHVCEHLPLTAKIMDKLTLIRSVDCSASNHTPITMQACNPLAKRTNDGRDGGGWPSMGSIAAKFRGANAPGIPGYVALADSLPADIWGAGHMGGDFEPVSGKDLSGRLKLSEGLTIERLGNRRDLLTQMDDWKRSVDGNAQIAAADRYTQQAYEVLMTGNAQRAFNLDAESPAMRDRYGRDSIGEKALLARRLVEAGSTFVTVSGAWGYFDHHGDEVKWGGIKKGLTPLLPSVDRTLHAIVTDLEERGLLDSTLILMMGEFGRSPTINKNAGRDHWPRVMSMVVAGGGMRHGQVIGSTDRQGGDIDSRRVAPGDLAATVFHHLGIEQNTNWIDPQGRPRPIVADEGKVISELVG, encoded by the coding sequence ATGAATCCCACGACTGCATCCATCACTCAGGCCTTCAGTCCCGCTCGCGGAGATCTGTTGCGCGTCGGTTCCACGCGGCGCGGTTTTCTCCAGACTGGACTCGCGGGCTTGGCGGGCGTTTCGATGCCTTCGCTGCTCCAAACGCAGGCGCTCGCAGCAGCCACTGGACAGGCGAAGAGAAAGACAAACGTGATCCTCTTCTGGCTCTCGGGCGGGCCGAGCCACATCGACATGTGGGACCCGAAACCTGACGCGCCCAGCGAGATTCGGGGCCCTTTCGGCCACATCGCGACCAAGGTGCCCGGCATTCATGTCTGCGAGCATTTGCCACTGACCGCGAAGATCATGGACAAGCTCACGCTGATCCGCTCGGTCGATTGCAGCGCCAGCAATCACACACCGATCACCATGCAGGCCTGCAATCCGCTCGCGAAGCGCACGAACGATGGTCGTGATGGCGGCGGCTGGCCTTCGATGGGTTCGATTGCGGCAAAGTTTCGTGGGGCAAACGCACCAGGCATTCCCGGTTACGTTGCGCTGGCTGACTCACTGCCTGCCGACATCTGGGGCGCGGGGCACATGGGTGGCGACTTTGAACCTGTCAGCGGCAAGGATTTGTCCGGCCGCCTCAAACTCTCCGAGGGCCTGACCATCGAGCGCCTCGGCAATCGCCGTGATTTGCTCACGCAGATGGACGACTGGAAGCGCAGTGTCGATGGCAATGCGCAGATCGCCGCTGCGGATCGCTACACGCAGCAGGCCTACGAGGTGCTCATGACCGGCAACGCGCAACGCGCCTTCAATCTCGACGCCGAATCACCCGCGATGCGTGACCGCTACGGCCGCGACAGCATTGGCGAAAAGGCGCTGCTGGCACGTCGTCTCGTCGAAGCCGGCTCTACCTTTGTCACCGTGAGCGGTGCCTGGGGCTACTTCGATCATCATGGCGATGAAGTGAAGTGGGGCGGCATCAAAAAGGGCCTCACGCCGCTGCTGCCCAGCGTGGACCGCACGCTGCACGCCATCGTCACCGATCTCGAAGAACGTGGCCTGCTCGACAGCACGCTCATCCTCATGATGGGTGAGTTTGGCCGCAGCCCGACCATCAACAAGAACGCCGGACGCGATCACTGGCCGCGCGTGATGTCCATGGTCGTCGCGGGTGGGGGAATGCGGCACGGCCAGGTCATCGGCAGCACCGACCGCCAGGGCGGAGACATCGACAGCCGTCGCGTCGCGCCCGGTGATCTCGCCGCCACCGTGTTTCATCATCTCGGCATCGAGCAGAACACCAATTGGATAGATCCGCAGGGCCGTCCTCGACCCATTGTCGCGGATGAAGGCAAGGTGATCAGCGAATTGGTTGGCTGA
- a CDS encoding 3D domain-containing protein yields MRTTAYTQSESDHIVYGAKSAVGTTLKFGAVRSAAADWSVYPVGTEFKIEGEPYVYQVDDYGSALVGTKTIDLYRPSKASMNSWGVRNVNIQVIKWGSFEQSLSIMRPRDGKKPHIHPMISAIEARHEPES; encoded by the coding sequence GTGAGGACCACGGCGTACACCCAGAGCGAGAGCGACCACATCGTTTATGGTGCCAAGAGCGCCGTCGGCACCACCCTCAAGTTTGGTGCTGTGCGCAGCGCCGCAGCAGACTGGTCCGTTTACCCCGTAGGAACCGAGTTCAAGATCGAGGGCGAGCCGTATGTTTATCAGGTGGACGACTATGGCTCCGCGCTCGTGGGCACGAAAACCATCGACCTCTACCGGCCATCAAAGGCATCCATGAACAGTTGGGGCGTCCGCAACGTGAACATCCAGGTGATCAAGTGGGGATCGTTTGAACAGAGTCTCTCGATCATGAGGCCGCGCGATGGCAAAAAGCCGCACATTCATCCCATGATCTCCGCGATCGAGGCCCGGCACGAGCCTGAATCCTAG
- a CDS encoding DUF1501 domain-containing protein has protein sequence MFTFPSSTSSHHRRSFLKAGAMGVGSLTLADLLRAESAAGVRSSTKAVINIHLDGGPPQMDLIDPKPDAPSEIRGEFKSLPTKIPGLHLTELLPRLAANADKYVFLRSLVGAAGAHNAFQCQSGYEEKDLAFIGGRPAMGCVVSKLLSTSKDSAPAFVDLMQGRPLVRNSARPGFLGTASSAFRPDISHLFERQLEEGMKAELARRGSGHNQSLALTKGLTVGRLEDRVSLLRDLDTIRRDIDSSGSMHALDEFTQLSLGILTSGRFAAAMDLSKEDPQVLERYTPRIIRPADAFGSMESPKCAQKFLLARRLIEAGVRCVSISISDFDTHSRNFSAMRYLGPLIDHALHTLVTDLDERGMLQDVMIIVWGEFGRTPKINVKAGRDHWPKVAMGIMAGGHLKTGQVIGATDKHAAEATQRPVHYQDVIATLYHHLGIDARGTTLTDTTGRPQYLVDLGQPIAELI, from the coding sequence ATGTTCACCTTCCCGAGCAGCACCTCCAGCCACCACCGCCGCAGTTTTCTGAAGGCGGGGGCGATGGGTGTTGGGTCGCTGACGCTGGCGGACTTGCTGCGCGCGGAATCGGCGGCAGGTGTTCGGTCTTCGACGAAGGCGGTGATCAACATTCATCTCGATGGCGGGCCGCCACAGATGGATCTCATCGATCCGAAGCCGGACGCACCGAGCGAGATTCGCGGCGAGTTCAAATCGCTGCCCACGAAGATTCCCGGCCTGCATTTGACCGAGTTGCTGCCGCGATTGGCTGCGAACGCGGACAAGTATGTCTTCCTGCGCTCGTTGGTCGGTGCGGCGGGTGCGCACAATGCGTTTCAGTGCCAGTCGGGCTATGAGGAAAAGGATCTCGCCTTCATCGGCGGACGCCCGGCGATGGGTTGCGTGGTGAGCAAGCTGCTGAGCACTTCCAAGGACTCCGCGCCTGCCTTTGTCGATCTCATGCAGGGCCGTCCGCTCGTGCGGAATAGTGCGCGGCCGGGCTTTCTCGGCACCGCATCTTCAGCGTTTCGGCCGGACATCTCGCATCTGTTTGAGCGACAGTTGGAAGAGGGCATGAAGGCCGAACTGGCGCGTCGAGGCTCGGGTCACAATCAAAGTCTCGCGCTGACAAAAGGCCTGACCGTCGGGCGGCTTGAAGACCGGGTGTCGCTGCTGCGTGATCTCGACACGATCCGCCGCGACATCGACTCCAGCGGCTCCATGCACGCGCTGGATGAGTTCACGCAGCTTTCACTCGGCATTCTCACTTCCGGTCGATTTGCGGCGGCGATGGATCTGAGCAAAGAAGACCCCCAAGTGCTCGAACGCTACACGCCGCGCATCATTCGCCCTGCCGATGCCTTCGGCTCCATGGAAAGCCCCAAGTGCGCGCAGAAGTTCCTGCTCGCACGGCGCTTGATCGAGGCCGGTGTGCGCTGCGTGAGCATCTCCATCAGCGATTTCGACACGCACTCACGAAACTTCTCCGCCATGCGCTATCTCGGTCCGCTAATCGATCACGCGCTGCACACGCTCGTCACCGATCTCGACGAGCGCGGCATGTTGCAGGACGTGATGATCATCGTCTGGGGCGAGTTTGGCCGCACACCGAAGATCAACGTCAAAGCCGGCCGCGATCACTGGCCCAAGGTGGCGATGGGCATCATGGCAGGCGGACACCTCAAAACCGGCCAGGTCATCGGGGCCACCGACAAACACGCCGCCGAGGCCACTCAGCGCCCTGTGCATTATCAGGACGTGATCGCCACGCTCTACCATCACCTTGGCATCGACGCACGCGGCACCACGCTCACCGACACGACCGGCAGACCACAGTATCTCGTCGATCTCGGCCAGCCGATTGCCGAACTGATATGA
- a CDS encoding aldolase/citrate lyase family protein — MNNPTPYGPASSKPARTLKEKMMKGHTVFGTLIQHAVVPAIVDFIPDGSIDFVIVTAEHNALDIADFMPLRYALAAKGIACLARTHSRDADDVAKVCDSFDGVVIPYAEDVEMIKRLAAAAVYRPLKGVALERAIKEGKWPSDKTRDYIEQKCADTLFVPMIESVKAVNNLDAICAIPGVSALFIGPNDMTTNMGIPNEYDHPDFIAAVQKVIDAADKRHIPAGSWFGKTEQQLRAIKQGARFICHSNDSSLLKDIMTTVFGALRKG, encoded by the coding sequence ATGAACAACCCGACTCCCTACGGTCCCGCCAGCTCCAAGCCCGCCCGAACCCTCAAAGAGAAGATGATGAAAGGCCACACGGTCTTTGGCACGCTGATCCAGCACGCTGTCGTGCCTGCGATCGTGGACTTCATTCCTGATGGCAGCATCGACTTCGTCATCGTCACGGCGGAGCACAACGCGCTCGACATCGCCGACTTCATGCCGCTGCGCTATGCGCTGGCCGCCAAGGGCATCGCTTGTCTTGCGCGCACGCACAGCCGCGATGCCGATGACGTGGCCAAGGTGTGCGATTCATTTGATGGCGTGGTCATTCCGTATGCGGAGGATGTGGAGATGATCAAACGATTGGCGGCTGCAGCCGTGTATCGCCCGCTCAAAGGCGTCGCGCTGGAGCGTGCCATCAAAGAAGGCAAATGGCCCAGCGACAAGACGCGCGACTACATCGAGCAAAAATGTGCTGATACGCTCTTCGTGCCGATGATTGAATCCGTGAAAGCCGTGAACAATCTCGACGCCATCTGTGCCATTCCCGGCGTGAGCGCCCTGTTCATCGGTCCGAACGACATGACGACGAACATGGGCATCCCTAACGAATACGACCACCCCGACTTCATCGCCGCCGTGCAAAAGGTCATCGACGCCGCCGACAAGCGCCACATTCCTGCTGGCTCGTGGTTCGGCAAAACCGAGCAGCAACTCCGCGCCATCAAACAAGGCGCTCGCTTCATTTGCCACTCCAATGACAGCAGCCTGCTGAAGGACATCATGACGACGGTCTTCGGAGCGTTGCGGAAAGGCTGA
- a CDS encoding LamG-like jellyroll fold domain-containing protein — MNRLTAFIFTSSLLLPVVSALAQSKAAPWYDDRANLLHYKDDQGSLKTVKSSDDWARRAAHIRANMELVMGALPEKTTLPLDLKIDSETPLRHYTQQHVTFLAEQGDRLPGWLLVPDGASATDKRPAMICLPGSSAPGKDTPAGLTASADRAYAHELAERGYVCLVLDYPLLHTVEYKTDPYALKYDSATMKGVVNHRRGVDVLQSLPFVDAEAIGVIGHSLGGHNALFLAMFDERVKAVVSSCGFNVFSKHNGGDVRAWSSRYYMPRIKTVYGDVPAKIPFDFTEVLAALAPRAVFVNAPLHDAPDFEVSGVRDCFTAAIPVYREVFQAEDRLAVRYPDAGHAFPAPERQAAYAFLDKHLRPRAGKVELKRDLIAHWPAADQALEVPAKDAPQFGAGDFTLSMWMKSEENADRLPGDLMSQYDPVKRRGFHLTLKSNPGATTNQVNWRHLQFGIDDDRASEWRDCGRPGNATLAFGLAVHEGALYAGTCEPGKNESGHVYRHGGGDLWIDCGSPDKSNSVTALAVHHGKLYAGTGKYRLGGSSLKESENPTLGGRVFRYEGGTKWVDCGQLPETEAVGGLVVFKDQLYASSLFKPAGFFRHEGESRWTALPVPQGPDLKTQEIGPKRVEALTVYDGFIYASSYDGGHVHRFDGKTWTDCGQLGDNTQTYSFAQYEGRLYVGTWRSGRVFRFEDVGRWTDVGRLGEELEVMGMTVHNGRLMAGSLPLAEVYSYEGGDTWKKLARLDHTPDVTYRRAWTMAEHDGQVFCSTLPSGKIFAFSAGRQTTWGHTLSSAWHHITAVKSANRLTLYVDGEMVSQTSAFDVTSYQLDTDAPLRIGTGMNGSLNGRLSDVRVYRRTLNALEIEALAKEMPKP; from the coding sequence ATGAACCGACTGACTGCTTTCATCTTCACCTCATCTCTGCTGCTGCCGGTGGTTTCGGCGCTGGCGCAGAGCAAAGCCGCGCCTTGGTATGATGACCGCGCAAATTTGCTGCACTACAAAGACGATCAAGGCTCGTTGAAGACCGTGAAGTCGTCCGATGACTGGGCGCGAAGAGCGGCGCACATCCGGGCGAACATGGAGCTGGTGATGGGAGCGCTGCCGGAGAAGACCACACTGCCTTTGGACCTCAAAATCGATAGTGAGACTCCGCTACGACACTACACGCAGCAGCATGTGACGTTTTTGGCCGAGCAAGGTGACCGCCTGCCGGGATGGCTGCTGGTGCCAGATGGCGCGAGCGCGACGGACAAGCGACCTGCGATGATCTGCCTACCAGGAAGCTCCGCGCCGGGCAAGGACACGCCCGCAGGCCTCACCGCGAGCGCGGATCGTGCGTATGCGCATGAGCTGGCGGAGCGCGGCTACGTTTGCCTCGTGCTCGACTATCCGCTGCTGCACACGGTTGAGTACAAGACCGATCCGTATGCGCTGAAGTATGACAGCGCGACGATGAAGGGCGTCGTGAACCACCGGCGCGGCGTGGATGTGCTGCAATCGCTGCCGTTTGTCGATGCGGAGGCCATCGGCGTGATCGGGCACTCGCTCGGCGGGCACAATGCGTTGTTTCTGGCCATGTTTGATGAACGGGTGAAGGCGGTGGTGTCGAGCTGTGGGTTCAATGTTTTTTCGAAGCACAATGGCGGCGACGTGCGCGCTTGGAGCAGCCGCTATTACATGCCGCGCATCAAGACGGTGTATGGCGATGTGCCTGCGAAGATTCCCTTCGATTTCACCGAAGTGCTGGCAGCGCTGGCACCTCGCGCGGTGTTTGTGAACGCGCCGCTGCATGATGCGCCGGACTTCGAGGTGTCCGGCGTGCGCGATTGCTTTACGGCGGCCATTCCGGTGTATCGCGAGGTGTTCCAGGCCGAGGACCGGCTCGCGGTACGTTATCCCGATGCCGGTCATGCCTTCCCTGCGCCAGAGCGTCAGGCGGCGTATGCGTTTCTCGACAAGCATCTGCGACCTCGTGCTGGGAAAGTGGAATTGAAGCGTGATCTCATCGCCCACTGGCCTGCGGCGGACCAAGCGCTCGAAGTTCCGGCCAAAGACGCGCCGCAGTTTGGCGCGGGTGATTTCACCTTGTCGATGTGGATGAAGTCGGAAGAGAACGCGGATCGTCTGCCGGGCGATCTGATGAGCCAATACGATCCCGTGAAACGACGCGGGTTTCATCTCACGCTCAAGAGCAATCCGGGCGCGACGACGAACCAGGTGAACTGGCGGCACTTGCAGTTCGGCATTGATGATGATCGCGCATCGGAGTGGCGCGACTGCGGGCGTCCTGGCAATGCCACGCTCGCCTTTGGACTCGCGGTGCATGAAGGCGCTCTCTACGCGGGCACCTGTGAACCGGGGAAGAATGAATCCGGCCATGTGTATCGCCACGGCGGAGGTGACTTGTGGATCGACTGCGGCTCGCCGGACAAATCGAACTCGGTCACGGCGCTCGCGGTGCATCACGGCAAACTTTATGCCGGCACAGGCAAGTATCGGCTGGGCGGCTCCTCGTTGAAGGAATCCGAGAACCCCACGCTCGGTGGGCGCGTGTTTCGTTATGAAGGCGGCACAAAATGGGTGGATTGCGGCCAGTTGCCCGAGACGGAGGCCGTGGGCGGACTGGTGGTGTTCAAGGATCAGCTTTATGCCTCGTCATTGTTCAAGCCCGCCGGGTTCTTCCGCCACGAAGGTGAATCGCGCTGGACGGCGCTACCTGTGCCGCAGGGGCCTGATCTCAAGACGCAGGAGATCGGCCCAAAGCGCGTGGAAGCACTGACCGTGTATGACGGCTTCATCTACGCCAGCAGCTACGACGGCGGTCATGTGCATCGCTTTGATGGCAAGACGTGGACCGACTGCGGCCAGCTCGGCGACAACACGCAGACCTACTCCTTTGCGCAATACGAAGGGCGTCTCTATGTCGGCACCTGGCGCAGCGGGCGTGTGTTTCGCTTCGAGGATGTCGGCCGATGGACCGACGTGGGCCGCCTCGGCGAGGAACTGGAAGTCATGGGCATGACCGTTCACAATGGCCGCCTCATGGCCGGTTCCCTGCCGTTGGCGGAGGTGTATTCATATGAAGGCGGCGACACATGGAAGAAGCTCGCACGGCTCGATCACACGCCGGATGTCACTTATCGCCGCGCCTGGACGATGGCCGAGCACGACGGCCAGGTGTTTTGCAGCACGCTGCCATCCGGCAAGATTTTCGCCTTCTCCGCCGGTCGGCAGACCACCTGGGGTCATACGCTGTCTTCCGCATGGCATCACATCACCGCCGTGAAGTCGGCGAATCGCCTGACGCTCTATGTCGATGGCGAGATGGTTTCACAAACGTCTGCTTTCGATGTCACGAGCTATCAACTCGACACGGATGCACCACTGCGTATCGGCACCGGCATGAATGGATCCTTGAACGGACGTCTGTCCGATGTGCGTGTGTATCGCCGGACTCTGAATGCCCTGGAAATCGAGGCGCTGGCGAAGGAGATGCCGAAACCATGA
- a CDS encoding sialate O-acetylesterase, with translation MSKPFHFIFTCLMLAAGVAWSQDDVSPLKANGQHVKIFVLTGQSNSLGTTADTKEPDISPGKDAMDARIPFFWANRSSRSGDAAAKLYDDSGGKIVTLRAQKGDGANPLFWGPEIGFSRHLAANGVKDFLFVKASRGGGGNSCWLKGSRDDHMYRHVVETVQQAVKALPQGVTFEIAALLYIQGESDSPAEAAASGERVRTLVENMRKDLSNAAAMKVIIGGIASGGEKSDVVRAQQSALAKNDPTFRYIDTLDLRGQRYDNLHFSKGAKLEIGQRMAKAWMEWSK, from the coding sequence ATGAGCAAGCCTTTCCATTTCATCTTCACATGCTTGATGTTGGCCGCAGGAGTGGCCTGGTCACAGGACGACGTATCACCGCTGAAGGCAAACGGCCAGCATGTGAAGATTTTCGTGCTCACCGGCCAGTCGAACAGCCTCGGCACGACGGCTGACACGAAGGAGCCTGACATCTCGCCGGGCAAAGACGCGATGGATGCCCGGATTCCCTTCTTCTGGGCGAATCGTTCGTCACGAAGCGGTGATGCCGCGGCAAAGCTCTACGATGACTCCGGCGGGAAGATCGTCACACTGCGCGCGCAAAAGGGCGATGGGGCGAACCCTCTGTTTTGGGGACCGGAGATCGGCTTCTCACGGCACCTGGCCGCAAATGGCGTGAAGGATTTTCTCTTCGTCAAAGCCAGCCGTGGCGGCGGTGGCAACAGCTGCTGGCTGAAGGGAAGTCGCGATGACCACATGTATCGCCATGTCGTCGAAACCGTGCAGCAGGCAGTCAAAGCGCTGCCGCAAGGTGTCACCTTTGAAATCGCCGCGCTGCTTTACATCCAAGGCGAGAGCGACAGCCCCGCCGAAGCGGCCGCATCAGGCGAGCGAGTGCGCACACTCGTCGAAAACATGCGCAAGGACTTGTCGAATGCCGCTGCGATGAAAGTCATCATCGGCGGCATTGCCTCAGGCGGTGAGAAGAGCGATGTCGTGCGTGCGCAGCAGTCAGCCTTGGCGAAAAACGATCCCACCTTTCGCTACATCGACACGCTGGACCTGCGCGGACAGCGCTACGACAACCTGCACTTCAGCAAAGGTGCCAAACTCGAGATCGGCCAGCGCATGGCAAAGGCATGGATGGAGTGGAGCAAGTGA